Within Malus domestica chromosome 04, GDT2T_hap1, the genomic segment ATGTGTCCATTTCAGGACCTTAAACTGTTGCAGGATTTCATGGTTCTAAAGCGGATTTAATCCATAACTCATCGGAGTCCAGCAGCAGGCATTGCCGGAACAATTCTGGGGAATCACCGAAAGTTATACAGAGGTTAGCACCTCGAAAATTAGGTAGATTCAAACATGCAGAGCATGAAACGCTTACTAGAGGTTTAATGAGGACCCATTCGAGCTCAGGGGACTTCAAAATTAACGAGTTCCTCGCCAGAGGTCCACATCGGAAACTGGGTGAAGAACACATGGACTACAGGAGTTCAGAATCTCGGATTCGAGTCCGAAACTTATGAAGTAAACCTAGGAAAATTACCTGGGGTCAAATAGGAATGATTCTCTTGTAAAATCAACAACTCAGTCGGACTCCGCCGGTAAAACATGGAGCCATGTTCAGCCCCCCATCCAGTTATCAGATTGAACATGCAGAGCCATCACCGTGAGTCCCAGGTCACCCAGATGACTAATCTAGTGGTTTCGAGTTGGATTTGACTGAGGAAGGTGATGATTGAAGGGTGTGGGTGCTCAGAAAGTTAGAGAGTGAGTTACGGAGAGAGTAGGGTTGCAGCAAGTGAGGTAGAGGGTTCGAGATAGTGGATGGAGGGAGAGAACAGGGGAAATGGGGTGTGTCACGGGGATGGAAAAGAAAACCATGGGCACGTTTATAAACCCacaagggcattttcgtaaatttgtACACAAATTTAAAATAGGCTGTTACACTATATGCGTCACCACCGCCTGTCCAGCACCCAATTCAGGCAGTGGACAATCGAGAATGAAAACATCAGACCGGAATTAAAACAATTACAAACTAAACCGACTAAACCACTTGGAACCACACAACTAATATGAGTTCGTCTCATAAAACCATACTTTTGCGTCTGTGTAAATTTGAGTACTGGCCATTGTTCACTTCTTCTTGGCAGCAGACTTGGTCACCTTGGCACCGCTGGGGTCCTTCTTCTCAACGCTCTTGATAACACCGACAGCAACAGTCTGGCGCATGTCACGAACAGCAAAGCGACCCAATGGTGGGTACTCAGAGAAGGTCTCCACAACCATGGGCTTGGTGGGAAGCATCTTCACCATACCTGCATCTCCGTTCTTCAAAAACTTTGGCTCCTTCTCAATCTCCTTTCCAGACCTCCTGTCAATCTTGGTAAGGATCTCACCGAACCGCACGGCAATGTGAGAAGTGTGGCAATCCAGAACTGGGGCATATCCGTTACTGATCTGACCAGGGTGGTTCATGATGATAACCTGGGCTGTAAAGTTGGCAGCCTCCTTGGCAGGGTCATCCTTGGAGTTGGATGCGACGAAACCACGTTTGAGATCCTTCACAGCAACATTCTTAACATTGAACCCGACATTGTCACCGGGGAGTGCCTCCTGAAGAGCCTCGTGATGCATCTCAACTGACTTAACTTCAGTGGTCAGACCAGTTGGCCCAAAAGTCACAACCATACCAGGCTTGACGATACCAGTCTCTACACGTCCCACTGGCACAGTTCCAATACCACCAATCTTGTACACATCCTGAAGAGGAAGACGGAGGGGCTTGTCTGAGGGTCTCTTGGGCTCGTTGATCTGGTCAAGAGCCTCAAGAAGGGTTGGTCCCTTGTACCAGTCAAGGTTGGTGGACCTCTCAATCATGTTGTCACCCTCAAACCCAGAGATGGGAACAAAGGCGATTTTGTCGGGGTTGTACCCAACCTTCTTCAGGTAGGATGAAACTTCCTTCACGATTTCATCGTACCTTGCCTTAGAGTACTTAGGAGTGGTGGCATCCATCTACAAGAAGCAACGCAAACAAGGGAATAAGCACACAATCAAAATCAGTAAACCAGTACAACAAAAGCAGTTTTACAAGTGAATAACAACCAGTCTGGAGGCACAAACAAATAACAGAAAACAGTTATTCGGCATCATCTAGAGTATAAACACTACAAATTTATAGATCATTACACGCTTTTCTGAGTTACTGATTAAGTAACTGATGCATAAAGTTAAGAAAAAATGACATGTTAATTGCCCACACCTGTACATTGTTACAATAACCAAAACAAACTCGTGCACAAATAAAATTCAACAATGCAGACGCTTAAACATAGcaatattcaattaaaataattgcatgccatatcaATACAAAGCACTGAAGGTTTAGATAAACCACTAATAAATTGTAGGAGAGAGAGGGAATCGAACCCTCAATAGTTTAACTAAGAACTACGCCACCAGGCAATCCCTCCAATTCATAAATCCAAACATCTCCCTCATAAAGTGGACACTACCCATAGTGCGGGGCATCATTGATGCCCACAAATGCCAATCAATAGAACCAAAAGGGGCATTTGAACTATGGGAGGATCCCTTTATCGGATAGAACAAGCTGCACACAAAAGTAGAAATAACACAATAGCATAATCATAATCTTCAAAGACAGTAAATGATGGTGGGATTTATACCTTGTTACAGCAGCAAATCATCTGCCTCACACCTAGAGTGAAAGCAAGAAGAGCATGCTCACGGGTCTGTCCGTCCTTGGAAATACCAGCTTCGAAACCACCAGTGGTGGAGTCAATGATTAGGATAGCACAGTCAGCCTGTGATGTTCCAGTAATCATGTTCTTAATGAAATCACGATGTCCCGGAGCATCAATGACTGTGCAGTAGTACCTTGTGGTCTCAAACTTCCACAAGGCGATATCAATGGTGATACCACGCTCACGCTCGGCCTTAAGCTTGTCAAGCACCCAGGCATACTTGAATGACCTTTTGTTCATCTCAGCAGCTTCCTTCTCGAACCTCTCAATCACACGCTTGTCAATACCTCCAAGCTTGTAGATAAGATGACCAGTGGTGGTCGACTTGCCGGAGTCGACATGGCCAATGACCACGATGTTGATGTGAAACTTCTCTTTACCCATGTTAATTTACCTACACACAACATGCAAAATGAATTAAATCAACAATTTATCCCACAAAACAATAtcagaataataaaaaaataatcccaaatgAAAATAATTGTAATCTCTTTCAAATTTAATACCATATAGTAAGTTCGTTCTAAAAACAATTCttcattttaattaataattaataatttttaaattttaattaataaaaaaatctaaacTATATTGtaaaatagtttattcatatgAACATATCTGTGATTTATGGTAAAACCAAACTTTGTACAAAATCAATCGGATCTATATCATCAAAAAATACCCATCTGGGTTTAGTCAACAGATTTTCGTCTACTATCCAGAAaatattcaacaaaaaaaaaagacaataaAGCTTTAAATTTGGTTTTAAGTTTGGTTTTGGTCAATCGATCGCAATAAACTAAAGAAACACCATCATCAAGTTCATGAATTTTAATTAAGGACAAACGAAAGAAACATGCATCGATAAAGCCATAAACAAATCCAGATGAACGAAAACGATAACAAAGGGCAGCGATGAACATCGATTGCAGTCGAAAGAGAATCGAGAAGGAGAAGGATAATACCTCGGAGATCTGGAAGCTCAAACTCTTGGTTCAAGCGAGAGCGGCAGAGGCAGTGAGAAATGAAAGCGTAGGGTTTGTGAGGCGCAACGTGACTTATTTATAGGCTGCGGGGATTTGGGATAACATCCAGGGTTTGCTTCGGAGCCCGCTCTGTCGGTTTACATGTTTGCCGCTGGGTGTATCCAAAATTACGAGTTTGACCTCCTGGCTTGCTCTTCAAGTAAGATTGTAAGGAGTCAACGCAAATTTAGggattttccatttt encodes:
- the LOC103443462 gene encoding elongation factor 1-alpha-like is translated as MGKEKFHINIVVIGHVDSGKSTTTGHLIYKLGGIDKRVIERFEKEAAEMNKRSFKYAWVLDKLKAERERGITIDIALWKFETTRYYCTVIDAPGHRDFIKNMITGTSQADCAILIIDSTTGGFEAGISKDGQTREHALLAFTLGVRQMICCCNKMDATTPKYSKARYDEIVKEVSSYLKKVGYNPDKIAFVPISGFEGDNMIERSTNLDWYKGPTLLEALDQINEPKRPSDKPLRLPLQDVYKIGGIGTVPVGRVETGIVKPGMVVTFGPTGLTTEVKSVEMHHEALQEALPGDNVGFNVKNVAVKDLKRGFVASNSKDDPAKEAANFTAQVIIMNHPGQISNGYAPVLDCHTSHIAVRFGEILTKIDRRSGKEIEKEPKFLKNGDAGMVKMLPTKPMVVETFSEYPPLGRFAVRDMRQTVAVGVIKSVEKKDPSGAKVTKSAAKKK